The following proteins come from a genomic window of Pseudochaenichthys georgianus chromosome 17, fPseGeo1.2, whole genome shotgun sequence:
- the LOC139435622 gene encoding zinc finger protein 79-like, whose translation MDLQLLVVVKEELLPDQQEWSTSLDQEDPVPPPHIKQEQEELRISQEREQLQELEEADITKSTFTPYPVKSEDDKEKPQSSQPHQRQTQHMETEADGYDCRGPELARNSDPESSLQPKTEDDTEDSSEPDTGDSSEPDTEDSADWKETREPASGSNSLKNRHDSVSDPQRSAENKPLNCSVCKKAFSRSGHLKQHMRIHTGEKPHSCSVCKRAFSQSGSLKAHMITHTGEKTFRCSVCTKSFALIGNLKAHMRGHTGEKPHSCPVCKKAFSHSGSLKGHMRVHTGEKPFSCSVCTKSFALSGNLKAHMRGHTGEKPHSCSVCTKYFAHRATLKSHMTGHTGEKPYSCSVCKKTFSRSYHLKTHMRACFHPPATDSLIITHVHFVYPLTRLFLV comes from the coding sequence atctccagctgctggtggtggttaaagaagagcttctccctgaccagcaggagtggagcaccagtctggaccaggaggacccagtgccccccccacacattaagcaggaacaggaggaactcaggatcagtcaggagagagagcagcttcaggagctggaagaggctgatatcaccaagtccactttcactccttaccctgtgaagagtgaagatgataaagagaaacctcagtcctcacagcctcatcaaagacaaactcaacacatggaaacagaagctgatggatatgactgtcgaggaccagaactagccaggaactcagatccagagagcagtttacaaccaaagactgaggacgacactgaagactcttctgaacctgacactggagactcttctgaacctgacactgaagacagtgctgattggaaagagaccagagaacctgcatcaggctcaaactcactTAAAAATAGACATGACTCCGTCAGTGATCCACAACGTAGTGCTGAAAATAAACCATTgaactgctcagtctgtaagaaagctttttcacggagtggacatttaaagcaacatatgagaatccacacaggagagaaaccacacagctgctcagtctgtaagagagctttttcacagagtggaagtttaaaggcacacatgataacccacacaggagagaaaaccTTTAGATGCTCAGTTTGTACCAAATCTTTTGCATTAATTGGAAatttaaaggcacacatgagagGCCACAcgggagagaaaccacacagctgcccagtctgtaagaaagctttttcacatagtggaagtttaaagggacacatgagagtccacacaggagagaaaccctttAGCTGCTCAGTTTGTACCAAATCTTTTGCATTAAGTGGAAatttaaaggcacacatgagagGCCACACCGGtgagaaaccacacagctgctcagtttgtACCAAATATTTTGCACATCGTGCAACTTTAAAGTCACACATGACaggccacacaggagagaaaccatacagctgctcagtctgtaaaaaaacgttttcacgGAGTTAtcatttaaagacacacatgagagcCTGTTTTCACCCACCTGCAACCGATTCACTAATAATCACACATGTTCATTTCGTTTACCCCTTGACTCGACtatttcttgtttaa